One Phycisphaeraceae bacterium genomic window carries:
- a CDS encoding prepilin-type N-terminal cleavage/methylation domain-containing protein codes for MRRRRAPSRAFTLVEMLVVISVIAVALVAIIPAFGRIIESASYASSVNRVTSTLSLARSIAMESGRQTGVVFLYDIETERTTLLLVQRSDDQGVIPPADRSFGDIPASVFVPADAGPVLLPRGLGVYGLALTAADANPAAFDAMGRWYPNEALRDNTDGSLERFWIFPRNDARVFINNNARLESFAGDYASYPGSYAVTFFVRFSSSGAIVTASSNSATDPVNSFLEFPDLPRNPNAFPGDPGYLPLDQARVFDPHVIYDSGGVVELNPEVRLRSVDLVAVVDLARLAEGSRVASPWFVRPAPSRLQPGDEPGTLSPIDPKARFLDADIDDFQLLSSGDGSPTRRTFASSTRRISRWIDDNAEVIGFNRHTGAVLRRVAQ; via the coding sequence ATGCGTCGCCGTCGCGCTCCATCCCGCGCCTTCACGCTCGTCGAGATGCTCGTGGTCATCTCCGTGATCGCCGTCGCGCTTGTCGCGATCATCCCGGCGTTCGGGCGCATCATCGAGTCTGCCAGCTACGCGTCGTCCGTGAACCGCGTGACCTCGACGCTCTCGCTGGCCCGCTCGATCGCGATGGAGTCCGGTCGTCAGACCGGCGTGGTGTTCCTCTATGACATCGAGACCGAGCGCACCACGCTGCTGCTCGTGCAGCGTTCCGACGACCAGGGCGTCATCCCCCCAGCCGACCGGAGCTTCGGCGACATCCCGGCCTCCGTGTTCGTGCCGGCCGACGCCGGCCCCGTCCTGCTCCCGCGCGGGCTGGGCGTCTACGGGCTCGCGCTCACCGCCGCCGACGCGAACCCCGCTGCCTTCGACGCGATGGGGCGCTGGTACCCCAACGAGGCCCTTCGCGATAACACCGACGGCTCGTTAGAGCGCTTCTGGATCTTTCCCCGCAACGACGCGCGCGTGTTCATCAACAACAACGCGCGCCTCGAGTCCTTCGCGGGCGACTACGCCTCGTACCCCGGCAGCTACGCCGTCACCTTCTTCGTCCGCTTCAGCAGCAGCGGCGCGATCGTCACCGCGTCGTCCAACAGCGCCACCGACCCGGTCAACTCGTTCCTCGAGTTCCCCGATCTCCCCCGCAACCCCAACGCCTTCCCCGGCGACCCCGGCTACCTGCCGCTCGACCAGGCGCGCGTCTTCGACCCGCATGTGATCTACGACAGCGGCGGCGTCGTCGAGCTTAACCCCGAGGTTCGACTGCGCTCGGTGGACCTCGTCGCGGTCGTCGACCTCGCCCGTCTCGCGGAAGGATCGCGCGTCGCGTCGCCCTGGTTCGTCCGCCCCGCCCCCAGCCGCCTGCAGCCCGGCGACGAGCCAGGCACCCTGTCGCCGATTGATCCCAAAGCGAGGTTCCTCGACGCGGACATCGATGATTTTCAATTGCTCTCCAGCGGCGATGGCAGCCCAACCCGGCGAACATTCGCGAGTTCAACCCGCCGCATCAGCCGCTGGATCGACGACAACGCCGAGGTGATCGGCTTCAACCGCCACACCGGCGCCGTGCTGAGGAGGGTCGCGCAATGA
- a CDS encoding type II secretion system protein: protein MTRTGRGFTLIEVLLAVFIIGLGAIGLFALFAGVAEQQRRASEMTQSVGITQTVIGMLRADRVGPLEEPGDLSAIPPFSVPHPDPAFGEPLRADSWYPAFIYDTPDDPQYGYTLTIAPRDRSAPDQSRYFLVDADEVEVYTNPARRVGNTFVPFSGSAGVVPAWNAGSDFNGVNVLELSDRRIEPGSVRVTFFASNQLDGTERTLAVFDDLDLVTADPPLTPRDYDIAELRNPAFPPSVVVGMNYALLPWNAAPTTEIGLRSFNLTGVTLAPQEWVSSIRIRYRYRNDRLLSLTDRLATVPDTDAEGGQRAEFGSTVLYRRTGAGSTQIAVLTYSVRPVGRGGRFVPPERFADFSAGRGLLREVEVRVGFDDDAQLYYIEPIRGDQGFLARTDQIILVAGERRSTGTLPPRLDTLGADQPVRVTRVVGDPADPTATRLYLNEAPRAGFRAINGRRDATVNVNVFALADSVVSLDDRGTRWLVRPVEMRVFDIR from the coding sequence ATGACACGCACCGGCCGTGGGTTCACGCTGATCGAGGTGCTGCTGGCGGTGTTCATCATCGGGCTGGGCGCGATCGGCCTGTTCGCGCTGTTCGCCGGCGTCGCCGAGCAGCAGCGCCGCGCCTCCGAGATGACCCAGTCGGTCGGCATCACGCAGACCGTCATCGGCATGCTGCGAGCCGACCGCGTCGGCCCGCTCGAGGAGCCCGGCGACCTCAGCGCGATCCCGCCATTCTCGGTCCCGCACCCCGACCCGGCGTTCGGCGAGCCCCTGCGCGCCGACTCCTGGTACCCGGCGTTCATCTACGACACCCCGGACGACCCGCAGTACGGGTACACGCTCACCATCGCGCCGCGAGACCGTTCCGCGCCCGACCAGAGCCGCTACTTCCTGGTCGACGCCGACGAGGTCGAGGTCTACACCAACCCCGCGCGCCGCGTCGGCAACACCTTCGTGCCTTTCTCCGGCTCCGCGGGCGTCGTGCCAGCCTGGAACGCGGGCTCGGACTTCAACGGCGTTAACGTCCTCGAGCTCAGCGACCGGCGCATCGAGCCGGGATCGGTCCGCGTCACCTTCTTCGCGTCCAACCAGCTCGACGGCACGGAGCGCACGCTCGCGGTCTTCGACGACCTCGACCTCGTGACCGCCGACCCGCCCCTGACGCCGCGCGATTACGACATCGCCGAGCTGCGCAACCCCGCATTCCCCCCCTCGGTGGTGGTGGGAATGAACTACGCGCTGCTCCCCTGGAACGCCGCCCCGACGACTGAGATCGGGCTGCGCTCGTTCAACCTGACCGGCGTCACCCTCGCCCCGCAGGAGTGGGTGTCGTCCATCCGCATCCGGTACCGCTACCGCAACGACCGCCTGCTGAGTCTCACCGACCGTCTCGCCACCGTGCCCGACACCGACGCCGAGGGCGGCCAGCGCGCCGAGTTCGGCTCGACCGTGCTCTACCGGCGCACCGGCGCCGGTTCGACGCAGATCGCGGTGCTGACCTATTCCGTTCGCCCGGTCGGGCGCGGCGGGCGGTTCGTCCCGCCCGAGCGTTTCGCCGACTTCAGCGCTGGGCGCGGGCTCCTCCGAGAGGTGGAGGTGCGCGTCGGCTTCGACGACGACGCGCAGCTGTACTACATCGAGCCCATCCGCGGCGATCAGGGCTTCCTCGCGCGAACCGACCAGATCATTCTCGTCGCCGGCGAGCGGCGCAGCACCGGAACGCTGCCCCCTCGGCTCGACACGCTCGGCGCCGATCAGCCGGTGCGCGTCACCCGCGTCGTGGGCGATCCGGCCGATCCCACCGCCACGCGCCTGTATCTGAACGAGGCGCCGCGAGCCGGCTTCCGCGCGATCAACGGGCGCCGCGACGCCACCGTCAATGTCAATGTGTTCGCGCTCGCCGACAGCGTCGTCTCGCTCGACGACCGCGGCACGCGCTGGCTCGTCCGCCCCGTCGAGATGCGCGTGTTCGACATCCGCTGA